One genomic segment of Manis pentadactyla isolate mManPen7 chromosome 1, mManPen7.hap1, whole genome shotgun sequence includes these proteins:
- the PSMG1 gene encoding proteasome assembly chaperone 1 isoform X2 produces the protein MAATFFGEVVSAPCRAGTEDEEEEAEGRRLTPEDQEVRRQLARKREVRLLRRQTKTSLEVSLLEKYPCSKFIIAIGNNAVGVWEEVGCAKLWNEWCRTTDTVHLSPMEAFCVFYHLKSNPSVFLCQCSCYVAEDQQYQWLEKVFGSCPRKNVQITILTCRHVTDYKTSEPTSSLHSPFLKALKTQNFKEPPCCSLLEQPNIVHNLPAAVLSYCQVWQIPAILYLCYTDVMKLDPLTVEAFKPILYSRSLKSLVKNIPQSTEILKKLMTTDEIQSNIYT, from the exons ATGGCGGCCACGTTCTTCGGGGAGGTGGTGAGTGCGCCTTGCCGAGCTGGGAcggaggacgaggaggaggaagCGGAGGGGAGGAGGTTGACGCCCGAGGACCAGGAGGTGCGGCGCCAGCTGGCGCGGAAGAG GGAGGTGCGGCTTCTtcgaagacaaacaaaaacatccTTGGAAGTTTCTCTGCTAGAAAAATATCCTTGCTCCAAGTTTATAATTGCCATAGGAAATAATGCGGTAG GAGTCTGGGAAGAAGTTGGTTGTGCTAAACTCTGGAATGAATGGTGTAGAACAACGGACACTGTACATCTGTCCCCCATGGAGGCTTTCTGTGTGTTTTATCATCTGAAATCAAATCCCTCG GTTTTCCTCTGTCAGTGCAGTTGCTATGTTGCTGAGGATCAGCAGTATCAGTGGCTGGAAaag GTTTTTGGCTCTTGTCCACGGAAGAATGTGCAAATAACTATTCTCACATGTCGCCATGTCACCGACTATAAAACTTCAGAACCTACCAGCAGCCTCCATTCTCCTTTCCTGAAAGCCCTGAAAACACAGAATTTCAAGGAGCCTCCATGCTGTTCACTGCTGGAACAGCCCAATATCGTGCACAATCTCCCTGCAGCAG TACTGAGTTATTGCCAAGTATGGCAAATCCCTGCGATTCTGTACCTGTGTTATACTGATGTGATGAAGTTAGATCCCTTGACCGTTGAGGCTTTTAAGCCTATACTTTATTCCAGAAGCTTGAAAAGTTTGGTAAAG
- the PSMG1 gene encoding proteasome assembly chaperone 1 isoform X1, which produces MAATFFGEVVSAPCRAGTEDEEEEAEGRRLTPEDQEVRRQLARKREVRLLRRQTKTSLEVSLLEKYPCSKFIIAIGNNAVAFLSSFVMNSGVWEEVGCAKLWNEWCRTTDTVHLSPMEAFCVFYHLKSNPSVFLCQCSCYVAEDQQYQWLEKVFGSCPRKNVQITILTCRHVTDYKTSEPTSSLHSPFLKALKTQNFKEPPCCSLLEQPNIVHNLPAAVLSYCQVWQIPAILYLCYTDVMKLDPLTVEAFKPILYSRSLKSLVKNIPQSTEILKKLMTTDEIQSNIYT; this is translated from the exons ATGGCGGCCACGTTCTTCGGGGAGGTGGTGAGTGCGCCTTGCCGAGCTGGGAcggaggacgaggaggaggaagCGGAGGGGAGGAGGTTGACGCCCGAGGACCAGGAGGTGCGGCGCCAGCTGGCGCGGAAGAG GGAGGTGCGGCTTCTtcgaagacaaacaaaaacatccTTGGAAGTTTCTCTGCTAGAAAAATATCCTTGCTCCAAGTTTATAATTGCCATAGGAAATAATGCGGTAG CATTTTTGTCATCATTTGTTATGAATTCAGGAGTCTGGGAAGAAGTTGGTTGTGCTAAACTCTGGAATGAATGGTGTAGAACAACGGACACTGTACATCTGTCCCCCATGGAGGCTTTCTGTGTGTTTTATCATCTGAAATCAAATCCCTCG GTTTTCCTCTGTCAGTGCAGTTGCTATGTTGCTGAGGATCAGCAGTATCAGTGGCTGGAAaag GTTTTTGGCTCTTGTCCACGGAAGAATGTGCAAATAACTATTCTCACATGTCGCCATGTCACCGACTATAAAACTTCAGAACCTACCAGCAGCCTCCATTCTCCTTTCCTGAAAGCCCTGAAAACACAGAATTTCAAGGAGCCTCCATGCTGTTCACTGCTGGAACAGCCCAATATCGTGCACAATCTCCCTGCAGCAG TACTGAGTTATTGCCAAGTATGGCAAATCCCTGCGATTCTGTACCTGTGTTATACTGATGTGATGAAGTTAGATCCCTTGACCGTTGAGGCTTTTAAGCCTATACTTTATTCCAGAAGCTTGAAAAGTTTGGTAAAG